The sequence AGGCCGGCAATGTAGTAGTCCATCAGAAAGGCATAGATGATCAGCGGCGGCGCTGCGCCGAGCAGCGCGCCGGTCATGATCTGCCCCCAGTTGAAGACGTCGCCCTTGATCAGCGTGGTGGTGATGCCGACCGGCAGCACGAGCTGATCCACCGAGGTCGTGAAGACCAGAGGATAGAGGAACTGCGCCCACGACACCGTGAAGGCGAAGATGGTCGCCGCGATCAGCCCGGGCAGCGCGACAGGAATGAAGATCCGCGTCAGCGTCTGCAGCCAGGAGGCGCCGTCGATCAGCGCCGCCTCGTCCAGCTCCTTCGGGATCGAGGCAAAATAGCCGATCATGATCCAGGTGCAGAACGGCACCGTCAGGGTCGGATAGATGAACACCAGCACGTACCACCGGTTGAGCAGCGTGATGCCGGTCAGGTCCTGGACGACGGCGAGCATCTTGAACAATGGAATGAACAGCAGGCTGTCCGGGATGAGGTAAGTGAGGAAGACGCCGGTCGCCAGCGTCGCCGAGCCCCAGAACTTCATCCGTGCCAGCGCGAACGCCGCGGGGATGCTGATCATCATCGTGACGATCACGACCGTGATCGAGATGATCGACGAATTCCAGAAGAACCGCAGGAACTGGTTCGAGGTCAGGAGCTCGACATAGTTCGACAAGGTGGGATGAAACACCCACCACGGATTGGTGGCCGCCGAAATCTCGGCGCTGCTCTTGAGCGAGGTGATCAACATGTAAACCGGCGGCGTCAGGAAGAAGATCGCGAACAGCACCAGGAAGAAATAGGACCAGCGCAACGCCCAGGCGCGGTCCCGGCTCATGCTGCCGAGCTTGACCTTGCGGGAGGGGCCGGCCTTGTCGATTGCGAGCGTGCTCATCAGGCTTCGTTCCCGCGTTTGGAGACATCGCGCAGGATGAAGATCGCTGCGACGGCAAGGATCGGCACCATGAACAGGGAGACACAGGCGCCGAGCGGAATGTCGCTGCTCTGGATGCCGACCTGGAATGCCCAGGTGGCGAACAGATGCGTCGTATCGAGCGGTCCGCCGGAGGTCAGGATGCGCACGATGTCGAAATTGGCGAAGGTGACGATCAGCGAGAACAGGGTGGTGATTGCGATGATGTTGCGCATCATCGGCAGCGTGACGTACCACATCTTCTGCCACCAATTGGCGCCATCGATCGCGGCCGCCTCGTAGAGCTGGTCGGGGACCGATTTGAGCGCGGCGAGGTACATGATCAGGAAGAACGGCGCGCCGTACCAGACGTTAACCAGGATGACGGCGAAGCGCGCCCAGAAGGTGTCACCGAGCCAGGGGATCGGACCGACGCCGAAGAAGGAGAGCGTGTAGTTGAAGGCGCTGTAGGAGGGGTCGAACAGCCAGAGCCAGGCCAGCGTGCTCATCGCCGGCGGAATCACCCAGGGCACCAGCAGCATGCCGCGCCATTTGCGCTGCCCCCTGGCCGGGATGTTGTGGACGAAATGCGCGACGATGAAGCCGATCAGCGCCTTGAAGACCACGGCCGTGATCGCAAAGATGCAGGACTGCTTCACCACCATCCAGAACGTCTCACGCTTGAACAGGAAGGTGAAATTGCTGAGGCCGACGAATTTCGTCATCGCCTTGTTCAGCGTCGCCAGGTAGAGCGAATAGAAGGCGGGATAGAGCACGAGCATCGCGATCAGGAGGATCAGCGGCAGCGCCAGGAAAAACGCCACTGTCGATTTGCGCTGCAATGTATTGCGCAGGCTCGCACGCCTCGACGGGCTCGCGGCACGGGCAGGGCGACCTTGCTCAAGGACGACATCGGCCATGGGTCACGCTTTCCTAGGGTAGGTTCAACGGCGGAGCCGGCCACATCGGTCGGCCTGCATCGGAGGGGTGACAGCGAGTGACAGGGCGCCCCGGCGGCTCACGCGCGAAGCATGAACCGCCATGGCACACACCCGGCATCAACTCCGCATGAAGCCTTCACACTCGCTTTCGGCCCAGGCGAGCGCGGTTTCCAGCTTCTCGCCCTTCGCATAACGCAACGCCAGCTTGGTCAGCGTCGCCTGGAAGTAGATCTGCTGTGCAATCTTGGGCGGTGCAGGCGAGGCCGCGATCGAAAGTGTCTGACGGTGGTATGGGTCCGGATAGTGGTAGAGCGTGCCTTTCGGCGGCCCTTCCTCGGCCCAGGTCTTCAGCTTCGTCATGTTCGCATAGGCCGGAAGATCGTAGCCGCCGCTCGCGGCGACGAATTTCTCGATCGCAGATGGCGAGGACAGGTGAACGAGCAGGCTCTTGGCGGCTTCCTTGTTCTTGCCAAAGCTCCAGACGCCCCAGAAATATGGCAAGAAGGGCGCGAAGCGGCCTTTCGGACCGGCCGGCATGCCGTGCGTCCAGCACTGTTCGGCAACTTGGGGGGCATCGCGCTTGGCGACCGCCCAGGCGCTCGGCGGGTTCAGGATCATCGCGCCACGGCCCGAGATCAGCCATTTGTTGTTGGAAGCATCGTCCCAGGAGGGTGCGTCGGTCGGAAGCACGGCGATCAGCTTCTTGTAATATTCGAGGGCCTCGCGAACCGCGTCGGTCTTCACGGTGATGTCGCCCTTGGCGTTGACCAACTCCGCGCCGTACGACTGAAAGATCGCGCCGGCCGTATCGACGCTGTCGGTCGTTTCGCCGAGGCCGATCCCGAACGGGACGCCGGCCTTGTGACAGGCTTCGGCGGCCTTGAGGAAGGTCTCCATGGTCCAATTCTCATCCTTCGGCACACTGCCGACCGGATACATCTCCTGCACGTCGATGCCGGCGTGCTTCTTCATCAGATCGATCCGGGAGCAGGGTCCCTTGATCTGGCTTCCCGGCGTTGCGGGGACCGCGAGCCATTTGCCGCCCGACTGCCCGAGATATTTGACGGTGCCGTTCACCTCGCCGTTCTGCTTGATGAGCGGCTCCATGACGTCGTTGAGCGGCTCGAGGTTCTCGGAATAAGCGTGTGGCCACCAGCTCGGCATCTGGAGAATGTCATGACCGGACTTGGCCTGGGCTTCGGCGGCTGCGGTGAGTTCGATCTTCTTGTTGTTGCTGGTGATGTAGTCGATCGAGACTTCGACCTTTTCCTTCTCGCCCCACTCCTTGACTAGGGCGGTGGAAGCGTCGTTGGCGCCGGGCACCCAATGGTCCCAGAAGCCGATCGATATCTTGCCGGCGGCGTAGGCGCCCCGGACATAAGGCGCTGTGATCAGCGCCGCGGAGGACATTGCAGTGGCAGCCACAAATTGACGTCGCGTCAGTGTCTTGCGTGACATCTCGTTTCCTCGCTTGGGTGTTTTATTGTTGTGGTGTTTCCTCTGACTCTTTCGAGTTCTTTTTGATTTTTTGTTGGAGTTTGTCGTTCGACGTTTCTTATGCCGCCGTCAGCTTCGACGGCAAATTGGTAGCGCGATCAGATCATGATTGATCGCGTCTGTCGAGAAAACCGAACGGCTCGCGCCTAGAACTAACGTTGCGTCCGAAAGCGCGGCAATGCGTGCGCCGGACTTGAACCGCGGTGCCTCCTTTTGCGACGCACACTTCGCAAGAGCCCGCCTGGAACGTTCCGTGCGCAATTACGCCGCAGTTTCGAATAAACCTGCGTAACCGCTTCGCGCGAAAGGCTTTTCGGACGTGGACAGCGATCGGCTGCGTCTGGACCTTGAAGCGGTGGAAACGATAGAGTTGCAACCGGGCTCCCACCCCGACAGGCCAATCAGATCGACGATGGAGACGAGAATGATCAACCCGGCGCCGCCCGCGCGGCTTCACCTGCGGCGATGGTTTGCGCTGGGATCGGTGCTCGCGCTGCTGCTCGGCGCGGCCGCGGTCGCGAATGCCCAAGGTCTGGTCAAGGGCGTTCAGGAAGGCGCCGCGGCCGGGAACAAGGCGGCCGGTCCGGTCGGCGGCGTGCTCGGCGGCGCAATCGGCGGCGTGGTCGGCGTCTTCACCGGCGTGCTCGGTGTCGGCAACAACAATGGCAATCAGGCGCCGGCCGCCAAGGAGAGCGCGAGCAAGGATGCGGGCAAGGACGCCAAGCCGCAGGGCGCCGGCAAGGACAAGGACGCCAAGAGCGCCAAGGAGAACGCCAAGGCGGGCAAGGGCGCCAAGGCAACCAAGGAAGCCAAGAATGCGCCGCAGGACGCCAAGGATAATAACGGCGTCACGGTTCTCACGCAGAGCGGGACGCCGCAGCTGACCGCCGACCAGATCGTCGCCAACAGCGATTCCTATATCGAGCGGATCAAGACCGAGCTGAACCTCACGCCCGAGCAGGAGAAGCACTGGTTCGGATTCTCCAGCGCTATGCACTACCTCGGGCATAATGGTGCGGAGCGGCTCAACCTGCGGGTCGCGCGGGCCAAGCGGGATCCGCCTGACGATATTATCGAGCAGATGCGCAACGAGGCGCAATTCCTGATCGATCGCGCCGCCGACCAGCGCAATGTCGCCGACGCCGCCGAGCCGCTCTATTCGAGTCTCGATGACAAGCAGAAGCAGGTCTTTATCCAGGAGATGGTGCGCCTCAGCCACGAGCGAGGACTGGATTGATCAAGTTGAATCGGATCGGGCGCGTCTGGATTAACGGCACCCGCCACGAATTCGTGAATCCTCCAAGCAACTCGGTTATGATTAGCTGCATAAGCTGATTGCGGGGTTGAAATGGCGGACGGACTCTCCGTTTTCCTGGTCGAAGACGAGGCGCTGATCCGGATGATGATGGCTGACATGGTGGAGGAGCTTGGCCACCATGTCGTCGCGGAAGCGGACAATGTCCGGGACGCCAGCGCCTTTGCCATGACCGCGCAGTACGATCTGGCCATCCTCGACATCAACCTCATGGGCGTCTACGTCGATCCCGTCGCCGATCTGATCGAGCGCCGCGGCAAGCCGTTTCTGTTCGCCACGGGCTACGGGCCGGAGCTGCTGCCGTCCTTGCTCCGGCGCAGGCCAATCCTGCGCAAGCCGATTTCGATCGATCAGCTCAAGACGATGATCGATTCGATGTTTCCGGACGCGCCCGCCAAGACGCCGCATTGAGCGACGGCGAAGGCGCCGCGCCGAGACCGCCAACGAAAATGGCCGCCTGTCAGGGCGGCCATTTGGCGAAGAGTGTATGTCAGTCTCAGATCAGGCCGGCGCTGAGGTCGACGCCGTGCGCCATCAGGCCGAGCGAGGCGAAGAGCCCCACGCAGCAGAACAGCAGGATGGTCTTGATCGAAGAATCGGCAAAACGCGTTTCGACAGCGGCCGGCATCGCAGCGAGCGAAATCATGCTCATGTTCATTCCCC comes from Bradyrhizobium diazoefficiens and encodes:
- a CDS encoding carbohydrate ABC transporter permease codes for the protein MSTLAIDKAGPSRKVKLGSMSRDRAWALRWSYFFLVLFAIFFLTPPVYMLITSLKSSAEISAATNPWWVFHPTLSNYVELLTSNQFLRFFWNSSIISITVVIVTMMISIPAAFALARMKFWGSATLATGVFLTYLIPDSLLFIPLFKMLAVVQDLTGITLLNRWYVLVFIYPTLTVPFCTWIMIGYFASIPKELDEAALIDGASWLQTLTRIFIPVALPGLIAATIFAFTVSWAQFLYPLVFTTSVDQLVLPVGITTTLIKGDVFNWGQIMTGALLGAAPPLIIYAFLMDYYIAGLTAGATKG
- a CDS encoding carbohydrate ABC transporter permease → MADVVLEQGRPARAASPSRRASLRNTLQRKSTVAFFLALPLILLIAMLVLYPAFYSLYLATLNKAMTKFVGLSNFTFLFKRETFWMVVKQSCIFAITAVVFKALIGFIVAHFVHNIPARGQRKWRGMLLVPWVIPPAMSTLAWLWLFDPSYSAFNYTLSFFGVGPIPWLGDTFWARFAVILVNVWYGAPFFLIMYLAALKSVPDQLYEAAAIDGANWWQKMWYVTLPMMRNIIAITTLFSLIVTFANFDIVRILTSGGPLDTTHLFATWAFQVGIQSSDIPLGACVSLFMVPILAVAAIFILRDVSKRGNEA
- a CDS encoding ABC transporter substrate-binding protein; this translates as MSRKTLTRRQFVAATAMSSAALITAPYVRGAYAAGKISIGFWDHWVPGANDASTALVKEWGEKEKVEVSIDYITSNNKKIELTAAAEAQAKSGHDILQMPSWWPHAYSENLEPLNDVMEPLIKQNGEVNGTVKYLGQSGGKWLAVPATPGSQIKGPCSRIDLMKKHAGIDVQEMYPVGSVPKDENWTMETFLKAAEACHKAGVPFGIGLGETTDSVDTAGAIFQSYGAELVNAKGDITVKTDAVREALEYYKKLIAVLPTDAPSWDDASNNKWLISGRGAMILNPPSAWAVAKRDAPQVAEQCWTHGMPAGPKGRFAPFLPYFWGVWSFGKNKEAAKSLLVHLSSPSAIEKFVAASGGYDLPAYANMTKLKTWAEEGPPKGTLYHYPDPYHRQTLSIAASPAPPKIAQQIYFQATLTKLALRYAKGEKLETALAWAESECEGFMRS
- a CDS encoding Spy/CpxP family protein refolding chaperone, translated to MINPAPPARLHLRRWFALGSVLALLLGAAAVANAQGLVKGVQEGAAAGNKAAGPVGGVLGGAIGGVVGVFTGVLGVGNNNGNQAPAAKESASKDAGKDAKPQGAGKDKDAKSAKENAKAGKGAKATKEAKNAPQDAKDNNGVTVLTQSGTPQLTADQIVANSDSYIERIKTELNLTPEQEKHWFGFSSAMHYLGHNGAERLNLRVARAKRDPPDDIIEQMRNEAQFLIDRAADQRNVADAAEPLYSSLDDKQKQVFIQEMVRLSHERGLD
- a CDS encoding response regulator encodes the protein MADGLSVFLVEDEALIRMMMADMVEELGHHVVAEADNVRDASAFAMTAQYDLAILDINLMGVYVDPVADLIERRGKPFLFATGYGPELLPSLLRRRPILRKPISIDQLKTMIDSMFPDAPAKTPH